A stretch of the Pelmatolapia mariae isolate MD_Pm_ZW linkage group LG23, Pm_UMD_F_2, whole genome shotgun sequence genome encodes the following:
- the LOC134620306 gene encoding uncharacterized protein LOC134620306 isoform X1 translates to MAGKCGKLVLWVLGAMLLSCCLYMETDATFELEVGLEESGESTGEPVAGSDELLYRRHAALTRRKRDILFPSGVKLCSQETFDQAIANHLSYFHLRVCQETVWEAFKIFWDRLPERDEYQGWVSRCMDGSISVMDIGRFFSQSEEHRSLIRSRVALVAAMNIVPISPTPCSSETPTTQTGDAVTEIPPGESDIIIGSETITIKQDDLTVDLEVTSWVPSVSVTEGPHQESTAHINTEVLSVGGLLEDSVEVATEADYAVTHKPLDWIDQEIGEDKTIPEISDKEEAVVEDDKIIGIIPENVIIVDSEVIQEVTPKGEKPPLDVVAHEAPTEETVVVLQMPTTASETITLEELGQKVHPKVISEAPSEVMIQHIPKATTEDAVETEIKGIPEKSLDIHDKTFTEDFVEKPSEDLEDEAIPLPIPEEAEDKIHAPPVEHPSKAVVEVSQEVTKVITEATETVLLIIDAEEEAEIFNNVTPKQGSASNVETEVPSQASILTTTHKMEVTVVEYTPKDKPTLMAEVTSKPVLILEHNKGEKYSVTEEPPTIQITTSKEHSKEEIPVVSKEEVKAEVKQEEVVLVDKTKQITQTGVEGPKDTVAEEVAVQTVTAPEAAAKELHKKAEEATVIVESTLITSDDVATDKTEEERAEVVVEIPFEEEKHVTQIEGKMLEATGEPVKDEDDTTDDFRETVQEEGRKEETTEQPKPLVETLHEPEPLEPVEEIVDIVEPSEITTKDVKPIEETTKETEPTIEPAEEVELVEVIREETKPLEELAQELEPVKETTEKTELVEKPVTEAKSVEETHEKSPQPKREPTRKTELSEEMTVKPELKNDPVQEAEGPVLKAVPTEEPREGELIKDTTEKTQPTTEPAQIESIKETGEKNEPTRQSIEQSKPKIITEDDKPDFVLTSVNKTQEGAEGETFEDREEVASESLDEVTEKEAGFEDPETDETSPEVTETPSESDEEITPVLVVVPEDTETSAPEITVEPPGGSEVGILLETIKNSSKKVTKSEVPEPKLFPEAEEEISKAPLETSPKAVTDAQPGTISEVETPKEVTPESPKELPSKEDGASDEGSIPVALEDPDQESAEGDSPTEEVDEILTETPLEVAPESVDSITLETVVDFTEERTQSTTLGATEESTPTSYLEITTKYVVEYNNGNFPDLTERVYDVNGNFFGNNGFKLEDEEENLIGNEIDTLLLPPRPLKDEVVELSMKLKEETYNDALRDPSSFEYQQLARHFKRRIEDAFHRVPGFKTVYIVEFRPQKDLERGLVVLVHYAITLEVDGSGIANDTLDFISLQNNLVEKNYPGSAEQPTVVYTITDFRNYITEALHKDNFMTNNSLETQGDPLQLENAENLLPPVKPTSQPVDTFDNMDNVLAAEKPPDAPTHEADDNDVFSKKEDFLFDPFSQWKAPQLDRTSENDVFLLDESTASPLNPEFPQKTFDLETGNSDGKIEDEGFLLSNAPPASDKANRENDAVSPEISSAARQPPPVNQQTIPGLTQNDGSGSGSSGDGQEADLWSWQTSVTFSDNEGGSLDMLPPPDLEETEEEDIDLGEVAVEPLTTKKSVLVDMGVEFILKATAVPVFEEALSEGHIEKPFLDEVLVTPHISTDPRYSTTTHAPVFSPKETLAVEFSVQTVEASGMYDDYSLTEPQTPVGVVTDSPEPEAWTQEEAVFPGPSDLAIGLHKTTEEVGVPSETTIELSMVTTESKYAENGPENVDVQVTVVSGPPKAPDRDSPATPHTITGSDFSFYAITDAPSIVEVLTEKPELLLAGMKAHDQVEILEEQHIGTTTTAPANKVQDEDLIVDEVMIAITTTTTPVPTSSVRPDHHSSIALSPEKDSPFTRVSDSVPDDDDLIHHEQLNHEELTVSSISTQSPDGLDHLVHNEPAVFHHEHTRYKDITNTSVITPPSDGPQSKPAVIYHEHHENLPEAPSSTPPPYGPQSKPVVAHHEHTKHKDLHEAPVSTAPVDGPQSKPTVVYHEHHEELPEAPRSTPSSSSPQSKPAVVHLDYRNHEDLPEPPVSTPSPDGPQSKPAVVHLDYRNHEDLPEPPVSTPSPDGPQSKPAVIHYEHHEDLPEAPVRAPSSDGPKSKPAVIPHQDHEDVPEAPVRAPSLDGRQSKPAVVHHEHRNHEDLNEASKNTPPPKVPQSKPAVVFSEDTRHEDLSETPVHTLFSDPQSKPAVVVPSSVQKVDDHAPVTELQPFEHGVSDVPSIAVSFDVFQYGGVSIEGESSGFSSGAQASDLDAIALPTRPGRALTIFFSLRVTNMVFSMDLFNKSSPEYKALEQRFLQLLVPYLESNLNNFQNLEILNFRNGSIVVNSRMRFGKPVHRGVTNVVYLILEDFANTAYQTMNLAIDKYSLDVESGDRADPCKFQACNKFSRCIVNQWSSEAECVCNAGYLSVDGLPCQSICEVQHDFCLNDGKCDIIPGKGAICRCRVGENWWYRGEHCEEYVSEPLVVGIAIASVAGFLMVAAGIIFFLARSLREQYDGEDTEDPLRRGDSLPTLERATKFNPMFESDPVTAQYYRRYNDDVPQYYRQCDRGLPHFSSSASVGDSKDLSSEEIKNIYQNTTLSKEEIQERLRIIELCARDQHFAEFVRQTQIFLERRGSSTT, encoded by the exons ATGGCTGGAAAGTGTGGGAAGCTGGTGCTGTGGGTGCTTGGGGCCATGCTGCTTTCATGCTGCTTGTACATGGAAACAG ATGCCACCTTTGAGCTGGAGGTGGGTTTGGAGGAGAGTGGAGAATCTACAGGAGAGCCAGTGGCGGGCTCTGATGAGTTGTTATACAGACGACACGCCGCTCTAACTCGAAGGAAGAGGGACATCTTGTTTCCCAGCGGAGTCAAGCTTTGCTCTCAGGAGACGTTCGACCAAGCTATTGCGAACCACCTCAGCTACTTCCATCTCAGAG tgtgTCAGGAGACAGTTTGGGAGGCCTTTAAGATCTTCTGGGATCGGCTGCCCGAGCGGGATGAGTACCAGGGCTGGGTGAGCCGCTGCATGGATGGCTCCATCAGTGTCATGGACATAGGCAGATtcttcagccaatcagaggagcATCGAAGCCTCATCAGGAGT AGAGTTGCTCTGGTTGCTGCAATGAACAT TGTGCCCATCAGCCCTACTCCATGCAG CTCGGAGACACCGACCACTCAGACTGGAGATGCAGTGACCGAGATCCCACCAG GAGAGAGTGACATCATCATTGGATCAGAGACAATCACAATCAAGCAAGATGATCTTACTGTAGATCTTGAGGTCACTTCCTGGGTTCCTTCGGTCTCTGTGACTGAAGGTCCACATCAAGAGTCTACGGCACACATTAACACTGAGGTTTTAAGTGTTGGGGGCCTGCTTGAGGATTCTGTGGAGGTGGCAACAGAGGCTGATTACGCTGTTACACATAAGCCTTTAGATTGGATCGATCAGGAAATTGGGGAAGACAAAACTATCCCTGAAATATCAGATAAGGAGGAGGCTGTAGTTGAAGATGACAAGATCATTGGGATCATCCCTGAAAATGTGATCATAGTTGACTCTGAGGTCATTCAGGAAGTTACCCCAAAAGGTGAGAAGCCTCCGTTAGACGTTGTGGCCCATGAAGCACCCACAGAAGAAACTGTTGTGGTTCTTCAGATGCCCACCACAGCATCAGAAACTATCACATTGGAGGAATTAGGGCAGAAGGTACATCCGAAGGTGATCTCTGAGGCTCCTTCAGAAGTCATGATACAGCACATCCCTAAGGCAACCACGGAAGATGCTGTTGAGACAGAAATTAAAGGAATTCCAGAAAAATCTCTGGATATCCATGACAAAACTTTCACTGAGGATTTTGTAGAGAAACCCTCAGAGGATTTAGAGGATGAAGCAATACCACTTCCAATtcctgaagaagctgaagacaAAATACATGCACCTCCAGTAGAACATCCTTCAAAGGCAGTTGTAGAGGTGAGCCAAGAAGTAACCAAAGTCATCACAGAAGCAACAGAAACTGTATTACTGATAATAGatgcagaagaagaagctgaaatattCAATAATGTGACTCCAAAACAAGGATCTGCCTCAAATGTAGAAACAGAAGTCCCCTCCCAGGCCTCTATTCTGACGACAACACATAAGATGGAAGTAACAGTTGTTGAATACACTCCAAAGGACAAACCAACACTAATGGCTGAGGTTACTTCTAAGCCTGTTCTAATATTAGAACATAACAAAGGTGAAAAATACAGTGTCACAGAGGAACCGCCAACAATACAGATAACTACATCCAAGGAACACAGCAAAGAAGAAATACCAGTGGTGTCAAAAGAGGAGGTAAAAGCAGAAGTCAAACAAGAAGAGGTTGTTCTGGTAGATAAGACTAAACAAATAACACAGACTGGTGTAGAAGGGCCAAAAGATACAGTTGCTGAAGAAGTTGCAGTTCAAACAGTAACAGCTCCAGAAGCAGCAGCAAAAGAACTACACAAAAAAGCAGAAGAGGCAACAGTTATAGTGGAGAGTACATTAATAACCTCAGATGATGTCGCAACAGACAaaacagaggaagaaagagCTGAGGTAGTTGTAGAAATACCTTTTGAAGAGGAAAAACATGTAACACAGATAGAAGGGAAAATGTTGGAAGCTACAGGAGAACCAGTTAAAGATGAAGATGATACAACTGATGACTTTAGAGAAACTGTACAGgaggaaggaagaaaggaagaaacTACAGAACAACCAAAACCTTTAGTGGAAACTTTACATGAACCTGAACCTCTCGAACCTGTGGAAGAAATTGTAGATATAGTAGAACCTTCAGAAATTACTACAAAGGATGTCAAACCCATAGAAGAAACCACAAAGGAGACTGAGCCCACAATAGAACCAGCAGAAGAAGTAGAACTTGTAGAAGTCATCAGAGAAGAGACTAAACCTCTGGAAGAATTGGCACAAGAACTGGAACCTGTTAAAGAAACCACAGAAAAGACAGAACTAGTAGAAAAACCAGTGACAGAGGCCAAATCTGTAGAAGAGACTCATGAGAAGTCACCACAACCCAAGAGAGAACCGACAAGAAAAACAGAACTAAGTGAAGAAATGACAGTGAAACCTGAACTCAAAAACGATCCAGTTCAAGAAGCAGAAGGACCAGTACTCAAAGCAGTACCCACAGAAGAACCAAGAGAAGGCGAACTCATCAAAGATActacagaaaaaacacaacccACAACAGAACCAGCCCAAATTGAATCTATAAAAGAAactggtgaaaaaaatgaaccaACAAGACAATCTATAGAACAATCAAAACCCAAAATAATAACGGAGGATGATAAACCTGATTTTGTTTTAACATCTGTCAATAAAACTCAAGAAGGAGCTGAAGGGGAAACATTTGAGGACAGAGAAGAAGTTGCCTCTGAGAGTTTAGATGAGGTAACGGAGAAAGAAGCTGGATTTGAAGATCCAGAAACAGATGAAACTTCACCAGAAGTTACAGAGACCCCTTCAGAATCTGATGAGGAAATCACTCCTGTGCTTGTTGTTGTTCCAGAAGACACAGAGACATCTGCACCTGAGATAACAGTGGAACCTCCTGGTGGATCTGAAGTGGGAATTCTCCTAGAAACAATCAAAAATAGCAGTAAAAAAGTCACTAAATCTGAAGTTCCAGAGCCTAAATTATTCCCTGAAGCTGAGGAAGAAATCTCAAAGGCTCCACTTGAAACATCTCCAAAAGCTGTCACTGATGCCCAACCAGGCACAATTTCAGAGGTAGAAACCCCTAAGGAGGTCACCCCAGAGTCTCCTAAAGAGCTTCCCAGTAAGGAAGATGGTGCCTCAGATGAGGGCAGTATCCCGGTAGCTTTAGAAGACCCCGATCAAGAATCAGCTGAGGGTGACTCCCCAACTGAAGAAGTGGATGAAATCTTAACAGAGACACCACTAGAAGTGGCACCTGAGTCAGTTGATTCCATCACCCTAGAAACAGTTGTGGATTTCACTGAAGAGAGAACACAAAGTACTACACTGGGTGCCACTGAGGAGTCTACCCCTACTTCCTATTTGGAGATTACGACCAAGTATGTGGTCGAATACAATAATGGCAACTTTCCCGATCTTACAGAGAGGGTTTATGACGTAAATGGCAACTTTTTTGGAAACAATGGCTTCAAgttggaggatgaggaggagaacTTG ATTGGTAATGAGATAGACACGTTACTTCTGCCCCCGAGGCCCCTGAAGGATGAGGTGGTAGAGTTGAGCATGAAACTGAAAGAGGAAACCTACAACGATGCGCTGAGAGACCCAAGCAGCTTTGAGTATCAGCAGCTGGCCAGACACTTCAAACGCAGG ATTGAAGACGCCTTTCATAGAGTGCCGGGCTTCAAGACGGTTTACATTGTGGAATTCAG ACCCCAGAAGGATCTGGAGCG GGGTTTGGTGGTCCTTGTGCACTATGCCATCACTCTGGAGGTGGATGGGAGTGGGATTGCCAACGACACGTTGGATTTCATCTCTCTGCAGAACAACCTTGTGGAGAAGAACTACCCTGGTTCCGCTGAGCAGCCCACTGTTGTCTACACCATCACCGACTTCCGCAACTACATCACTGAGGCTCTGCACAAAGACAACTTCATGACCAACAATAGCCTGGAGACACAGGGTGACCCACTGCAGTTGGAGAATG cagAGAACTTGTTGCCTCCTGTGAAACCAACAAGTCAACCAGTTGACACCTTTGACAACATG GACAATGTCCTCGCTGCAGAGAAGCCTCCCGATGCACCGACGCATGAGGCGGATGACAATGATGTTTTCTCAAAGAAGGAGGACTTCCTGTTTGATCCTTTCAGCCAGTGGAAAGCTCCACAGCTTGACAGGACAAGCGAGAATGATGTCTTTTTGCTCGATGAGAGTACAGCGTCTCCACTGAACCCTGAATTTCCACAGAAGACCTTCGATCTGGAGACTGGAAACA GTGATGGAAAAATTGAAGATGAGGGATTCCTCTTGAGTAACGCTCCCCCTGCCAGTGACAAAGCCAACCGAGAGAATGATGCTGTCAGTCCTGAAATTTCCTCTGCAGCCAGACAACCCCCTCCTGTAAACCAGCAGACAATACCTGGGCTCACTCAGAATGATGGCTCTGGCTCTGGGTCCTCTGGAGATGGCCAGGAAGCTGATCTCTGGAGCTGGCAGACTTCAGTGACATTCAGTGACAATGAAGGTGGAAGCCTGGACATGCTCCCACCGCCTGATCTGGAGGAGACTGAAGAGGAGGACATTGATTTAGGCGAGGTTGCTGTTGAACCATTAACTACTAAGAAATCTGTTTTGGTTGACATGGGAgtagaatttattttaaaagcaacaGCAGTTCCTGTTTTTGAAGAAGCATTGTCAGAAGGACATATTGAAAAACCTTTTCTGGATGAGGTCCTGGTGACTCCGCACATAAGCACTGATCCCCGATACTCAACCACAACTCATGCACCTGTTTTTTCACCCAAAGAAACTCTGGCTGTTGAGTTTTCTGTACAAACAGTGGAAGCGTCTGGCATGTATGATGACTACTCCTTGACTGAGCCTCAAACCCCTGTGGGAGTAGTTACAGATTCTCCTGAACCAGAGGCTTGGACTCAGGAGGAAGCTGTTTTTCCTGGACCATCGGATTTAGCTATTGGGCTTCATAAAACCACTGAAGAGGTGGGAGTACCTAGTGAAACAACAATAGAGCTTTCAATGGTTACGACTGAAtctaaatatgcagaaaatggACCTGAGAATGTAGATGTTCAAGTTACAGTTGTATCTGGACCACCTAAAGCACCTGATAGGGACAGCCCTGCTACCCCACACACAATCACAGGCAGTGATTTCAGCTTTTATGCCATCACTGATGCACCATCAATAGTTGAAGTTCTTACAGAAAAACCTGAACTGCTACTGGCAGGAATGAAAGCCCACGATCAGGTTGAAATTTTGGAAGAACAGCATATCgggacaacaacaacagcaccaGCAAATAAAGTACAAGATGAGGACCTGATTGTGGATGAGGTGATGATCGCCATTACAACAACTACTACTCCAGTCCCAACTTCATCAGTAAGGCCAGATCACCACAGTAGCATTGCACTCTCACCAGAGAAGGACTCACCATTCACTCGAGTGTCAGATTCAGTGccagatgatgatgatctgattCATCATGAGCAACTAAACCATGAAGAGCTTACTGTATCCTCAATAAGCACACAGTCTCCAGATGGGTTAGACCATCTGGTTCACAATGAACCAGCAGTGTTTCACCATGAACACACAAGGTATAAAGATATTACTAACACTTCAGTAATCACACCACCTTCAGATGGTCCTCAATCAAAACCAGCAGTGATTTATCATGAACACCATGAAAATCTTCCTGAAGCTCCATCAAGCACTCCTCCTCCATATGGTCCTCAGTCAAAACCAGTAGTGGCTCACCATGagcacacaaagcataaagatCTTCATGAAGCACCAGTAAGCACAGCACCTGTAGATGGTCCTCAGTCAAAACCAACAGTTGTTTACCATGAACACCATGAAGAGCTTCCTGAAGCTCCAAGAAGCACTCCATCTTCAAGTAGTCCTCAGTCAAAACCAGCAGTGGTTCACCTTGATTATCGAAACCATGAAGATCTTCCTGAACCTCCAGTAAGCACTCCTTCTCCAGATGGTCCTCAGTCAAAACCAGCAGTGGTTCACCTTGATTATCGAAACCATGAAGATCTTCCTGAACCTCCAGTAAGCACTCCTTCTCCAGATGGTCCTCAGTCAAAACCAGCAGTGATTCATTATGAGCACCATGAAGATCTTCCTGAAGCTCCAGTGAGGGCTCCGTCTTCAGATGGTCCTAAGTCAAAACCGGCAGTGATTCCTCATCAGGACCATGAAGATGTTCCTGAAGCTCCAGTGAGGGCTCCGTCTTTAGATGGTCGTCAGTCGAAACCAGCAGTGGTTCACCATGAGCATCGAAACCATGAAGATCTTAATGAAGCTTCAAAAAACACACCACCTCCAAAGGTTCCTCAGTCAAAACCAGCTGTGGTTTTCAGTGAGGACACAAGACATGAAGATCTTAGTGAAACCCCAGTACACACTCTATTTTCTGATCCACAGTCAAAACCAGCAGTCGTTGTTCCTTCCTCTGTGCAGAAAGTTGATGACCACGCTCCTGTGACTGAACTCCAACCTTTCGAACATGGTGTCTCTGATGTGCCCAGCATCGCTGTCAGCTTTGATGTATTCCAGTATGGCGGGGTGTCGATTGAAGGGGAAAGCAGTGGCTTCTCCAGTGGAGCTCAGGCCTCTGATTTAGATGCCATTGCATTACCAACCCGACCTGGCAGGGCGTTAACAATTTTCTTCAGCTTGAGGGTGACCAACATGGTGTTCTCAATGGACCTGTTCAACAAGAGCTCCCCGGAATACAAGGCTCTGGAGCAGCGTTTCCTCCAGCTG CTGGTCCCATACCTGGAGTCAAACCTGAACAACTTCCAGAACCTGGAGATCCTTAACTTTAGAAATGGCAGCATTGTGGTAAACAGTAGGATGAGGTTTGGTAAACCAGTACACAGAGGAGTCACCAATGTTGTCTATTTAATCTTGGAAGACTTTGCCAACACTGCCTATCAGACCATGAACCTCGCAATTGACAAGTACTCACTTGATGTTGAGTCAG GTGACCGGGCTGATCCCTGTAAGTTCCAGGCATGTAACAAGTTTTCCAGGTGTATAGTGAATCAGTGGTCAAGTGAAGCAGAGTGTGTGTGCAACGCTGGATATCTGAGTGTGGATGGCCTGCCATGTCAGAGCATCTGTGAGGTGCAACACGATTTTTGCCTTAATGAtggaaaatgtgacatcatcCCTGGCAAGGGTGCCATCTGCAG GTGTCGTGTTGGAGAAAATTGGTGGTATCGTGGTGAACACTGTGAAGAGTATGTTTCCGAGCCATTGGTGGTGGGCATCGCCATTGCCTCAGTGGCTGGTTTCCTGATGGTAGCGGCTGGGATTATCTTTTTCCTGGCTAGGTCGTTACGAGAGCAGTATGATGGGGAGGACACAGAGGACCCCTTACG GCGAGGTGACAGTTTGCCAACACTTGAACGTGCCACCAAGTTCAACCCGATGTTTGAGAGTGACCCTGTTACTGCCCAGTACTATCGCCGCTACAATGATGACGTGCCCCAGTACTACCGTCAGTGTGATCGCGGGCTCCCTCACTTCAGCAGCTCTGCCAGTGTAGGCGATTCTAAAGACCTCAGCAGTGAAGAGATAAAAAACATCTATCAAAACACCACACTCAGTAAAGAg GAGATTCAAGAACGCCTGAGGATAATCGAGCTGTGTGCAAGGGATCAACACTTCGCAGAATTTGTGCGACAGACTCAAAT ATTCCTGGAGAGGAGAGGGAGCTCCACCACATAA